The stretch of DNA GCATCGTCGGCGTCCACCCGTGGGAGTTGGCGTTCTTCGACCGCACGGCCCAGGACGAGGTGTGGGGCGCGGACTCGGACATGTGGATGGCGTCGCCGTACGCGCCGATGGGCGTGGCCGTGCCGACCGACGGCGGCTACGTCCTCAACGGGCGGTGGTCGTTCTCGTCGGGCACCGACCACTGCGGGTGGGTGATGATCGGCGCCGCGGTCGGCGACCGGGACGGCAACCGGGTGATGCCGCCGAAGATCCTGCACGTGCTGCTCCCGCGCTCGGACTACGACATCGACCAGGACAGCTGGAACGTCGTCGGACTGCGCGGCACCGGATCCAAGGACCTGATCGTCAAGGATGCGTTCATCCCGCAGCACCGGACGCTGCAGGCAGACAGGGTGTTCGACGGGTCCGCGCCGAAGGAGTTCGGCCGCACCCAGACGCTCTACAATTTCCCGTTCTCGTGCATCTTCCCGCTCGGCATCACGTCCTCGCTCATCGGCATCGCCGAGGGTGCGCTGGCCTGCCACCTGAACGCGCAACGCGAACGCATCACCGTCTCCGGCACCGCGATCAAGGAAGACCCGTACGTGCTGTTCGCCATCGGCGAGGCGGCCGCGGAGATCGCGGCG from Rhodococcus opacus B4 encodes:
- a CDS encoding acyl-CoA dehydrogenase family protein, which produces MGQVLDRIEQYADEIRAEGAEGDKLMRLSDTSAKRLRDSGVMRMLQPKEYGGYESHPREFAETAMGIGAIDGAAGWVSGIVGVHPWELAFFDRTAQDEVWGADSDMWMASPYAPMGVAVPTDGGYVLNGRWSFSSGTDHCGWVMIGAAVGDRDGNRVMPPKILHVLLPRSDYDIDQDSWNVVGLRGTGSKDLIVKDAFIPQHRTLQADRVFDGSAPKEFGRTQTLYNFPFSCIFPLGITSSLIGIAEGALACHLNAQRERITVSGTAIKEDPYVLFAIGEAAAEIAASRAAILETVDRFWDMTEKGREVSFELRSIGRRTQTAAAWRAVRAVDEIFARSGGGALQLKTPMQRFWRDAHAGLSHAIHVPGSIFHSSALTQLGGEPQGIHRSMI